In Glycine soja cultivar W05 chromosome 10, ASM419377v2, whole genome shotgun sequence, the genomic stretch ttctctagaaatgtgacctaaacgtttatgccaAAAGAAAAcagatcgttcattcactaaactatgtttagtgccaacattatgatgagttaaaacagtttcagcatacaaactgtttatttccaatttatataaaccatcacaagaataccagtaccaatgagatgattatgcttaaataaattgaaacattcattaccaaattaaaagagtatccagtaacatcaagtttagataatgaaactaaattactagataaactaggtacataaagagtttctagtaaatctaaatgatgtccAGTGTCGAGTTTTACGCAATAAGTCTCGACTGCTTACACTGGAGTTTCACTCTATTCCCTATGAAaatgaacttctcatttgggcttatggtttggattgtaaggaatctctgcataatgttagaaacatgagtcatacatccagaattaatccaTCATGTATCATGGAAAACtttagttaagtttgattcaaaacatacacgaGCATTAAACTCACttttcttttcgaaccaagacttgcactttaGGTAATCCTTATGGAAATGTTCGGATTTCctacaaaattaacaattatttcCCTTTGATACCTTCCTTTGGATTTGCAAAGAGTCGTCATTGTTCTTTAATGATCCTTTGCCTTTacatgcttcttcataaatttcttttcaagctccttgatttccttggtggcttacataatgaactgagtgacttccttgattcttaagccttattttttttcctgaactaacatactgtgcaatccatgcacattccatttatctttcatggtattatagttcATTTAGAACGGGCCAAACTCAGACGGTAATGAGTTTAGAACAAACTGAACAAGAAAGTTATCATTCACAGCCATTatattcccaaggtcttaagtcttgctgcaatgtttgtcatctcaatgacatgttcatacatagtacgtgaaccatcaaacttcatggtgatcaatgtactcattaatgtctcAGCAAAAGACTTATCAGCTGTTTGAGAGCACTCTCCCACTAATCACATAAACTTTTTAGCACTTTCAAttttagggagagttgtcttaatactgtttgcaacagtcattctcatcaacattaggctgagtctgttagatctttcccaagttttataatggactttctcttcattgctactagcatcaataaaagtaacaaacttctcttccaacatagcaagatcatgatccaaaacactaaggtgaaattggacttgctcatttcagtaagagaagttaagcccattaaaattggctcagatgatacataagaatccaatgaattcaaaacatgtattacataataaagttcacataagtgttttgagacataaaatacatgtcatacatgtgattcattcagataacggttaatgtatattgatgttctcctttgggtgatacaccaacacacaacatacaaacataatgatgctaataaaattttaacattatttgacaattaaatatgcaccaattagtaatatctatttcctttgggcatataaataaaactaatgatacacacaaattgcctacaattatattcattaattataagaacaactaatcaacctttgggcgatccataaatgccttataacaatgaatttcaattacccataaaccaacaatcatataatttagcatccattattctatgagtaattggaataatcattaagttggaattaaataaccttacaaatttggtcactttggtgactaacaaattcaacatacatttaatttcaaccaaatataattgaaataatcattaatttggaattaaataaccttacaaatttggccactttggtgactaacaaattcaacatacatttaattccaaccaagtataattgaaataatcattaatttggaattaaataaccttacaaatttggccactttggtgactaacaaattcaacatacatttaattccaaccaaatatgtATGGCCTGgacatacttattgctattaacaatttatagccattctattaatttcattccagaccataaaataatatttgcatttatttgtgtttttacaTTCCAACACGTTCAACCAAATAtgtagcatatacatatatttactgctaccaataattgcaaaacattcacattaatttaattacagaacataaattttcaatcctttaatcacgttcaataataatttttcggagaaaaaaaaatcaagtgggATTGGAAATAGCAAACATAaggttgcaaatagcaatttccaaaatttcatattcttCCTACAACAAACGTACCTGCGCAgcttttcaaaattgaaattgaatcttTACGTTTAGGCACGCTTCCTTTCTTTCACCATTAGAAGtaaaaactttctccaaatttaatatatacatgccGTGGAGCTTTCTCTCCCATAATCATAAGTTTTCAAATAATCTTTCTCCAAAAAATTGgtattcaacaataataaaaatattgccaataaaacaatacatgcagcggaaaataaaattcctaaatttcataattaggatttatgcataattgagagaaattgaattatccataaatttcataattagggttcatacataattgaaagaaattaaattatccctaaattttataattagggttcatgtataattgagagaaattaaatcattcttggagaatcataaatttcataacacatgctctgataccacatgtaaaaattcttaaggggtttcctagactatcaatgataggaaacaacaggatcttgaaacttatggttctcacaaacaatcaataaacaacaatagataatgatgtgtacctttctccataggaaaacttgtacctttctccataggaacttctctccggtgcactttgatttccttgaaagaggagaaaaataagatttcacttcctttggcctttcttttctgcctctctccGTTAGTGATGACTACgagtgagagagaacacttttctggtcaggaaggggaccttatttcacgttagtgggtattaacccccttttataaccactattcccatcaagtagcagttagctctagaaacttctcctattaagcccaattacaatttagcccttaatcgttaattatttacttattagtccctacatgagtcacatgcctctcacatgagacattaattcttacatttACTAATCATtaagtttatataaaatagtagttgagaaataattgtattaatactctcttttttaaaagattaaacaaATACACTCTAAGACTAAATTATTTAAACCAAGACATCCATCCTAAGCTTatgttctttttaattatttataatttcttgtctctcttatttattattttgagatttcatatattattattttttaataagaataaaattaaaaataataatcaatttcatctttaaattttaaaatgacaagtaaatgtttttttttcaaaagcgacaaataaaaaataaaattagtttcaaatattttttaagtaaaagaaagctttttattttatttttgacacTTATACTTGAATATAcactaaaaaatcataattttgtatAAAAGTTGCATCATATATACTTGaccattcttttttgttttacttggtGATCGACTCCAATTTATATTacgattttattctttttcgtAAGTGTCTGTTTAGTTTaggtcaaaattaattttgttaagatTAATCTTAAATGattgaatataattaatatatacttaatttaaattactatatATTTGTGTTACAAGGTTTTTTGTTTACTGTTTCCcacaaaagaagaaataaaaaacactaaTAATATTCATGTTTATATAACTAATTAAGGTGAGGTAGACAGGTGTTGACTTTTTGGTGTTTTACTGTACATGATATTTTATGAAAGAGTAATAAGCAATggaaataaattttcttaaactTAAAAGAATTTGTGAGCACCAATTAATTATAGAGTataaaatagatgaaaataGGAACATAATTTGTTTGGAAAACCCCTCAATGTAAGAGTAAAAATCACGGATATTCCGAACTAAAGAAATAACTTCATTATAATCAATGAAGATCCAAGAGAACCTCCAACAAGTGCACTAAAACGTGTTACAAACAGTTAAATCAAAACAAATCCCCAATTGGTATAATAGAACCAAGAAGATAAAACCCCAAAATATAGAACAGATAGTGCGAAACACTTATCTCTCTCTACATATGTCTATTTATCGATCCAACTGGATAATTTGTAATATCACGTGCGTAAAACCTGTTGTCCAAAAATCAACCCAATCCAACGGTGAACAAATTCTCATTTGTAATATGAAAAATGCTCTCTAGTGGGTATATGAAAATTACAatgattttctctctctcaatgATTTGTAATTGTTTCCccttgttaagaaaaaaaaattatttgttttgagtAGTTCAGTTATTATCCTAGTTTTAAGGAGTGTGTTACTCCACGTAGCATAATGGTTGTGTTTTTCCTTGAACGTTAAGATTTCAGTTTCAGATTATGCAGTAGTGGTTCTTATTTTCTTGTTATTCTATTATATACTAGCCTATTTAATAGACATGGGTttacttattttgaataacACAAAGAAATACATTTCTCATATTCTAGTCTTTATTTCTTTACATGTTAACAGCGATATCAGAGCCAAACaggacctatatatatatatatatataaccaaggCATTAGCTTTTGTGATAACAAGCAAAAGAGATGTCATCTCAAGGACACTTTGTGCAGTTTGATGGTCATTATGACCATTGGAGCATGTTGATAGAGAATTTCCTGCACTCTAAAAAGTATTGGCATGTTGTTGAAAGTGGTGTTGAAACACCTAATGCTGATGTAGCACTTACAGAAACACAACAAAAGGAGTTGGAGGGAATGAAGTTGAAAGATTTAAAGGCAAAAAATTACTTGTTCCAGGCCATTGATCGCTCTATCTTGGAAACAATTCTTGGCAAAGAAACTTCCAAAGATATTTGGGAttcaatgaagaaaaaatatcaagGCTCTAATAGAACAAAGCGTGCACAGCTTCAAGCCTTGAGAAAGGAATTGGAAATGTTACACATGAAGAGTGATGAATCGGTAACCAACTATTTTGcaagaaccatgacaattgcAAATAAAATGCAATTCCATGGTGAAAACATGGAAGATGTTGTTATAGCTGAGAAGATCTTAAGTTCCATGGCACCAAAGTACAACTATGTTGTGTGTTCCATTGAAGAATCCGAAGATGTTGATACACTCTCCCTTGACAAGCTCCAAAGTTCTTTGTTGGTTCATGAGCAGAAGATGAATCAAGATACAATTACAGAAGAGCAAGCTTTGAAGGCATCTACCTCTTGAAGAGGCAGAGGTAAGGGCATAGGGATAAGTGGTAGAGGTAGAGGACGGGGAGATcaaacactattagaaaatacactttcaacatcggttatttggggccttctacatcggttgtaaaaccgatgttgaaagcaccgatgttgaatgtattgttgttaacatcggttttaaaaactgatgttaacataaaaatattaacatcagttttataaataaccgatgttataaagaaagaagtacaacaaaataagtgtatgcgtGAGGGACGTTGGCATCAGTTTTctgtaaaaaccgatgtgaatatgttatattaacatcagtttttagagGAAACCGATGTGAACGTTCATCATTCATGCACCTATTTTGCTATAGTAATTTATgtataacattggttatttataaataaccgatgttattgcatacagtttaacatcggttatttataaataatcgatgttaacctatgtacattaacatcggttgtttataaataaccgatgttaacctatgtacattaacatcggctgtttataaataaccgatgttaaggtgaATGTTGACaacggtttttgttaataaccgatgttgttttctttagtaacatcggtttttgtgaataaccgatgttgttttcaagttttttttatataaccttTCTGTTTTtgcaataaacccaaaattgtacctgtaaaaTGTAATTTCAGACTTAATTCAcaacaaataaacatttaacctgctttcaagcagttttaatcacacaataaacaattaataattgatttatcataaacaaataattcaatgttcaaattacataagaaatgtcaaaaatgttaaaccaaagtaaactaagctaaacttAATGTCCCTATACCCTAAGTCTGATCTCTAACTcagagataaaactgtgcccactggatccgtaacacctttaatctctctggctccaatggtctaggatcgttaaaatattgcatgatgaaataaatggtaataagttaataatgtaatacaaattattaaaaaatcagatttgtttgaaataaacgtaccgcttcccagttattcctaaaagttcctataatgatggtggacattcagtgcatgacatagtagccacactcagtacttcctttttgtctattacactaaatacataatgaaattttgatattaattaaacaattattgTACAAacacataagaaatatatataagtggaagttttatgtaaatgatgtaccttgacgacaatccacctagcatgagcctttgatttaggctgtggagcatcatcaagaccttttaaagcactgttccaaATGAGTTACAAATAAAAACTGTTGTTGTTGAGGTatttcaatgcaaatgtatagaaaagaacactaacttgttaataatccccttaaggtagttgtctggcctgttatgcaatgaacaaaaccagacaactaagtgttccttgggcaagatgaccaccatctgccagtgtccgctgcagtggagacgaatatgggttagtatattagtaaacattaattaaattaagttattttgtgtgacttgcccatttaggtaggctccaagatagacatcgcgCTTTGAACTTTGCATCCaagtctttatgtaactttcagactcaaattccgattgcccagacctctgaatggactatggctcgaggaatccatagatatcagaattccccgctcgcatacttgtatCAGTCAGATGCctatttatgttaagtcaaagttaaatatttatgaattgaaagcaataacttggataattaaaagtaatataaaatgacttacagaatccacaactgtaacactgatatgctgagacattgaccaccgtgtgcgatttccgagaggtcttcatgctttatgtagagcgggaaatcaagattaaagaccccgaacacggtggcatcccatgtaacctggtaaggcctcaagaaaagctcagggatggtcaatgtcatcagataaagtggATCATCAACCTTCGGACCgggctttggaggtggttttgccggagacacagctacctgttcataaaacaaagttaaatggcctaatttgagacacgctgaatgaattaatttaaaaagaacaaacatatagtaagaataaagtacctgctgtgataaagacttcaCCAGATGTGTCGgtcaagcaaggaaggtgtgaagtgcctgccccactaaggaaacctcatcagtgggtacatgAACTGCagcatctgcatctgtaacctcctccacactcacctttacttggccaggcaacaaaggagtgttatgaacaacagtggatccctcataaactctccacATGACAACTAGGCGAGCAGGATCTGCTtttatgtacaagccgcacctatcAGAGTCACCCGTATCAAGATCGTTtcttgagggatcaacacaactcccctttgtgcttactcaaggaccggagggaccaaccagagggtCGGGAGGCggtgcaagtccctgagattgcatctgagACTGAAtttgggactgcatctggctaaatgatgccatgagctgcctcgtcactttttctgtgatagACTCCTCTAAttggtccctgatttgctgggtcagctgctgcaattccttaggaggcagggaggaagaggtgtgggacgtccgtggagccgaaCCAAAGTagtgcttgatggtgacaccggctccagcagcacggacacgtctAGGGTGCtttggacgtccaatagcagcggtcagaacatcctgacgtccatgggggacgaaggatccctgtgtcgcctgctcctcaaaggaatcttgtacagaaaacacacagttgTACATggaattcacaaaatattgaaatataattgtaatggttagttgaaaatgacttacaatcttctcagcgatttcctttgcagcctcagtcgtcatctcccctgttttcttcgtgcgggccatcttccacttcatgtgGCATCTGACCggagatggagggtcgatgacgccatcaacgcttccggactgtgcagcttcctcgagcttcttcttcgtcttctcagctaggagcttctgctccaaatattcataacccccacgagacaaaacatggggggcagtgttctgtttctggatggcctgtgcctttttgcgcacatcctgcaaaaataaaacaacaatctttcaaattggtagaatgaagtataacaagttaatgttttttgaaaaacaacttaaatggcaaggaacatacctcccaagaagggtctgcGAGTTTGGCAAAATTGGGCCCATTTTTCTTTGCTTATGCCGTATTTCTCATAGACAGTGTCGTCCACACTATCGGTATCGggtgcaagggcccatttcctcgtgaggtctgatttaaactgccttcATCTCTCGCCCACAGTCtgaagtaacttccttttcgtcctactgtcagaagcctctgggatttcaaattccgcctgacaatatcaaataaggtttatttgttacaataatgtattttttggctattaattagacaacatcaaataagaaaatataaatacctgaatatcctcccaaatcaagtccttctgagcagtagggatctccttccagttctcgtacgtgatgtccaccttatcacgtgccacaatccccaaataagttcttaatttcttcctgtggggactGTTAGCCTTGCCGGTAGCAGGATCAATGTGGACCACTGGTCTCTTAGCACCAGCTGGTCTAGCAGACAAGGATCAtagacgtgaggctttgcgtgtccatTTCACGGCAGACGGTGAAGCTGATGCATCGGaaataggaggaggaggaggaggaggaggagaaggaggaggcgAGGTAGGTGGAGAAGCCATGATCTTGTATACatcattaaaatgtaaatttgggTTACAGACAAATATCGACATCAACAATTCATTGTAttcaaaaactataaaataaatatcaaacttAGGTACACTACTATAAATTAAGagaacaaaagtaaaaaaaaacatgatgttaaacatgtaaaaaaaattcaaaacttacTTTTGAagtcatttaaaatatattaaaccaTTATAAGTATTTCgtacataatataaataaaggttacacaaataagactaaaataaatctttaatttGGTGTGCTAACATAACGTTGATTGCATCAAATCAAGCGTTGATGGTGAAAAAATTGCTTACGCACGGTGCGGGATATGATGCACTCACACACGCTAGAAAGCATAATTTTACTAATTGGACCATCTAAAGCTTGCAAGTCTCCACCCATCATCATGTTCGAATTGAACAGAAAGTACCCACAAACATGCACTAAATTGCCTATAAACTCAAAACGTgtttaattgaatttattttaaactctGTCATATGTGTTTGATTACAATTATGAGGCATCTCACTGCTGAATTTGGTTCA encodes the following:
- the LOC114371733 gene encoding uncharacterized protein LOC114371733 — encoded protein: MSSQGHFVQFDGHYDHWSMLIENFLHSKKYWHVVESGVETPNADVALTETQQKELEGMKLKDLKAKNYLFQAIDRSILETILGKETSKDIWDSMKKKYQGSNRTKRAQLQALRKELEMLHMKSDESVTNYFARTMTIANKMQFHGENMEDVVIAEKILSSMAPKYNYVVCSIEESEDVDTLSLDKLQSSLLVHEQKMNQDTITEEQALKASTS